A part of Paramisgurnus dabryanus chromosome 15, PD_genome_1.1, whole genome shotgun sequence genomic DNA contains:
- the LOC135733546 gene encoding uncharacterized protein produces MSDPKRNQLLDEINCLVNQAEDMDELQRLHVVTSMQQEASSIQPRMQQKASSIQPPTVKWIKRDSEGNIVYGRPRFSRKQAAGLSHRQTGKTDVSLSSAPETSVEMTDDFSHINAENFLQVLQHSLGEGFDDQEKPLQASSDWSVRKSLVSGWWEKVRPRLVDKMVAKQHVASPVCQKCYLSPAMIHCCECRPHPFLCARCDISIHKAQVFHNRDSITDGFFQPLPPTSCYVEKVLTQCVCLVPMEMPGRICSCPQSLSVITGKPISVVTMNGRYDLNLPELKCEVCQATWSAGVDELVHNDYWPATSQFSTVYATDILFSFEELKMAAPGMSSQAFLRMLDQRTVRFGRTGKIIADSFRKSFLEWEAVRFEVDKVFREDHFNCPACTPNMLAVSVDGNRKHYRFKSAARSEEQSIFNGVFIAKDDDVERFVDYVHSSTNHISGRGVCGGQWSAARETSQKSSSKVDEEGLELAVCRHGVLLCALNMFRGEVFAYPLYLQKKMACKPVKFFAMDVACKYWPYLKRVSEKCPELQDLLSMKPFLSVFHAKAHDFKCEVKWSGAYQEGAGLTLGEEVEQCNAFLSRIAVTTKHMAKAVRTDMLTVMAMRWNQQKMSNLASTLARRYQKATIALQRQLQSLEIMKTEMAVTDDQLQGWITDVNEWAEGTTSSTDSDVAAVARRIEELVTSIKRRSQRLYKDNDGCKGRARIRRKIREEKTLLNSVVVQYNAMVPNAENLDLDTVLSDDIIWPWQLPHNDSVGLRTKRKAFDMVMAVRRLEEEKKILITEMEKHWTSLCTRADTLKEMSSQLCRTTSSEMWGLSKEGIQGLQSLAKKNTQAINRIRKHTKNCYLHVLTGTEVNLESDSDEYNSDSELSEDETEGV; encoded by the exons ATGTCAGATCCTAAGCGGAACCAACTTTTGGACGAGATCAACTGTCTTGTCAACCAGGCAGAAGACATGGATGAACTCCAAAGGCTGCATGTGGTCACCAGCATGCAACAAGAGGCATCATCCATCCAGCCTCGCATGCAACAAAAGGCATCATCCATCCAGCCTCCAACTGTGAAGTGGATTAAGAGGGACAGTGAAGGGAACATTGTTTATGGGAGGCCAAGATTCTCCAGAAAGCAAGCAG CTGGTCTTAGCCACAGACAAACTGGAAAGACTGATGTTTCCCTTTCCAGTGCTCCGGAAACCAGTGTGGAAATGACTGATGACTTTTCTCACATAAACGCTG AGAATTTCCTACAAGTGCTACAGCACTCACTGGGTGAAGGTTTTGATGACCAAGAAAAACCACTGCAAGCCTCCAGTGATTGGTCAGTAAGAAAAAGTCTTGTCTCAGGGTGGTGGGAGAAAGTGAGACCCCGGTTGGTGGATAAAATGGTGGCTAAGCAGCATGTGGCAAGTCCAGTCTGCCAGAAATGTTACCTCAGTCCAGCTATGATCCACTGTTGTGAGTGTCGACCACACCCCTTCCTCTGTGCCCGTTGTGACATCAGCATCCACAAGGCTCAAGTCTTCCACAACAGGGACTCAATTACAGATGGTTTCTTTCAGCCATTGCCTCCGACATCCTGTTATGTGGAGAAGGTTCTTACCCAGTGTG TGTGTCTTGTACCCATGGAGATGCCAGGGAGAATATGTAGCTGTCCTCAGAGTTTAAGTGTCATAACTGGAAAACCCATTTCTGTGGTTACAATGAATG GCCGATATGATCTCAACTTGCCAGAGTTGAAATGTGAGGTATGCCAAGCCACATGGAGTGCTGGCGTGGATGAGCTGGTCCATAATGACTATTGGCCCGCTACTTCTCAATTTTCCACAGTGTATGCTACAGACATCCTATTTTCCTTTGAGGAGTTGAAGATGGCAGCACCCGGGATGTCCAGCCAGGCATTTCTTAGAATGCTAGATCAACGAACTGTCCGCTTTGGCCGT ACTGGAAAGATCATAGCAGACAGCTTCAGAAAAAGCTTTTTGGAGTGGGAGGCTGTCCGTTTCGAAGTGGACAAAGTCTTTCGGGAAGACCACTTTAACTGCCCAGCATGCACCCCAAACATGCTTGCGGTCTCTGTTGATGGGAACCGTAAGCACTATAGATTCAAGAGTGCAGCAAG ATCAGAGGAACAGTCCATCTTTAATGGTGTCTTCATAGCCAAGGACGATGATGTAGAAAGATTCGTGGACTATGTCCATTCCTCGACCAACCAT ATCTCTGGAAGAGGTGTCTGTGGGGGACAGTGGTCAGCGGCACGAGAAACATCACAGAAGTCTTCCAGCAAAGTAGATGAGGAGGGCCTAGAACTTGCCGTTTGTCGACATGGTGTTCTTCTTTGTGCCCTTAATATGTTCAGGGGGGAGGTTTTTGCTTACCCTCTGTACCTCCAGAAAAAAATGGCTTGTAAGCCAGTGAAATTCTTTGCTATGGATGTTGCGTGCAAGTATTGGCCTTACCTCAAAAGAGTGAGTGAGAAATGCCCTGAGCTTCAGGATCTGCTCTCAATGAAGCCGTTTCTTTCAGTGTTTCATGCTAAAGCCCATGACTTCAAATGCGAG gTAAAATGGAGTGGGGCGTACCAGGAGGGGGCTGGTTTGACTCTTGGGGAGGAGGTGGAGCAGTGTAATGCCTTCCTTTCAAGAATTGCTGTTACCACTAAGCACATGGCAAAAGCAG TACGCACAGACATGCTCACAGTCATGGCCATGCGCTGGAATCAGCAAAAGATGAGCAACTTGGCTTCCACACTTGCCCGCCGATATCAAAAG GCCACAATAGCCCTGCAAAGACAGTTGCAGAGCCTGGAGATCATGAAAACTGAAATGGCAGTCACAGATGATCAACTGCAGGGCTGGATCACTGATGTCAATGAGTGGGCAGAAG GGACAACATCCTCAACTGATTCTGATGTTGCTGCTGTGGCCAGACGAATTGAGGAGCTGGTCACCAGTATTAAAAGGAGATCACAACGTCTTTATAAAGACAATGATGGCTGCAAGGGTCGTGCCCGGATACGCAGAAAGATCAGGGAGGAAAAGACGCTTTTAAATTCTGTGGTGGTTCAATATAACGCCATGGTTCCCAATGCAGAAAACCTGGATTTGGACACCGTTCTTTCAGATGACATCATTTGGCCATGGCAGCTTCCACACAATG ACTCTGTAGGTCTAAGGACAAAAAGGAAGGCATTTGACATGGTAATGGCAGTAAGGAGGCTTGAGGAAGAGAAGAAGATTCTCATTACTGAGATGGAAAAACATTGGACATCTCTTTGCACCCGTGCAGACACCCTGAAAGAGATGTCATCCCAGCTTTGCAGGACCACATCAA GTGAGATGTGGGGCCTGAGTAAAGAAGGAATCCAAGGTCTACAGAGCTTAGCCAAGAAGAACACACAAGCCATCAACAGAATACGAAAGCACACAAAGAACTGTTATTTGCATGTTTTGACTGGAACAGAAGTAAACTTGGAAAGTGATTCAGATGAATACAATAGTGACTCTGAACTTTCAGAAGATGAAACAGAGGGTGTGTAA